The genomic region AGTTTGAGGTTCCTTAGCTAGTAGCAGCTATTCTAAGTTTGATATTCATTGATGTTTTATGTAAAGCCAACTTTCTAAGGAAAGGCATTGCGTATTGCACCAAGGCTGATTAGGACAATGCTATCATACCTTCAGATGACTGCACTACATGTTGGTATGTCATGCAACGCCTCCTAGCATTTGCATGGTACAGCCTCCCTCACCTAAAGACCTGCGAccctcccagcagctgccctaGTTTGATAGGTGAGAGTCTGAACTGCCTTGGTACTGCACAGAAGTGTGCTGACACCAAAACGCAAAACCTGGGAAATTCAGAAAATCAGCCCACCTTGGGATCAAACTAAAGAAAAGGTCCTCTCGtgtctcttcctcctcttagtGATGCAGGAAACATCTATGAggctttaaaaacataaaaaaataaagcatgaaatGTATGACTGAAGGCTTCTGTCCTTTCTGCTAGTCCACAGTGAGGTGGAGATCATTAAAGTGCGACACGTTCACGTGAACTTTAGAGCAACAAGACTGACCATGGAGCCCAACAGCACAGCTGGCTTTCATCACATACCTTGTGTGCATGGTCTGCAGCTCACCTCTCTGCTGTGCTACAGACTTCTCCCAACACTGCAACCAAcattaaaatgatgtttttccTCATGTTGAAAGCAGCACTCGCCTGCTGCTACCACCAGGCAGTTCTGCTTCTTCTCTGCAAACAGCCTGCGGGTTGCCTGGGAGTACTTACAGCTGTGGCGAGTTGTGCACCTGATGGCAGATAGTCACCCTCAGGCACCAGGGCAGCACCGcctgtcctcctgctgcaggcccGAAGGATGTTTGTCCACCTGTTTTTGAAGGCCTCCAGTAATCAGCAACATTGATTATTATGCTTAAAAACTTCCAGCATGTCTGTGTCTTTACCATATAGACAGACTGTATCTCACCTGCTGGTCCTCCACTAATTCCTGCTGTGTGTCACCAAGAAAAGGTTAttcccttcattttttattaaggTTTTGAAGATAATGTTTTATTAAGTTTTCTCTGGTTTAGGCTGAACCACTTCAGTGTGTTCATTTTGTCCCTGGTTACACGTTATAAATCCCAGTTCCCTGTTGCTGCCCTCCTCTGAATCCCTGTATTTGTCCTTTAAAACAGTTCCCGAAAGGtgtcaaaatttaattttcaccTATTGCATTGCATTTTTTCCAGAGCAGTTCCTTAGTTTCATTCTGATTTCTAACACTGTTCCCCTATATCCCGTTTGCTGCCAGCAGAGGGGAGCTGCCGGCACACCACAAAATACAAGATAGGGCCCTGAATATCATTTATACAGAAAAGACCAGCAGTTAATTTGGATTAACTTCCAGGCAGGTATCTGACCTACCACTGGACTCCAAAAACCACTCACTCCATTACAAACCATTTGAAAATCAGGAAATTGGTTTAATGATTCTTCCTACATAGCATTTCACACCTTTGTTGCAGATAAAAAGTATACACCATATCTAGAgttgatattaaaaataattcattttatagATATTTTTGTCATTCGGCATTCCAATGTACTTTCAGGTTCTTCCAGTCAACTTCATTGGAAATTCTTCTGTCCTGTAAGACAAagaaaactacattttaaaGATGGCAATGCACACCAAAGCAAGCAGGGGTGGATATGATACAGGTCACTTACTTCTGTCAGGAGAAGACGATGTAAACCATCAGGGCACAACCCACGATCCAGCCAACTGCAAGGAGAATAGGGACAACGAGACGGGAAAGTGGGACTGGGGCTGAAAGACAATAGAGGATCTTTTTCAGAGAGGTCACATTACAAAACCGTAATTATCACAGAGCAAAAAAAGATACCTGTGAGCTTGGGCCACATCTATGACTGCTATTTTTGGCACGGAGTCACCCTGCCTTGGCACACGTGCTACATATACATAGCAAAGCCCCAAGAAATTTCCACTCTCCGGGCTCTGCAATCAGATAGGCCAGAGGCTTAGCACTTCCAAAAGTACCAGGGTGCAGAGAGGAGACAGAAACATGCTTCTGTCCTTGGGCTCCACAGGTCACCAGGAGAACATCTGGGCTGGACTGCCCTGATGGCAGCTCCCC from Anas platyrhynchos isolate ZD024472 breed Pekin duck chromosome 9, IASCAAS_PekinDuck_T2T, whole genome shotgun sequence harbors:
- the STRIT1 gene encoding sarcoplasmic/endoplasmic reticulum calcium ATPase regulator DWORF; its protein translation is MAEPAPVPLSRLVVPILLAVGWIVGCALMVYIVFS